From a single Candidatus Brevundimonas phytovorans genomic region:
- the map gene encoding type I methionyl aminopeptidase: MYETPDLDNDAFVRSHEIRIHDAAAFEGMRKAGRLVAEALDMIGEHVKPGVTTGELDDLVREFTLARGGIPACLGYKGYTKTICTSINHVVCHGIPGDKVLKEGDIVNIDHTVIVDGWHGDSSRMFPVGEINARSKKLIDVTYEALELGLAQVKPGNTFGDIGFAIQKFVEAQRMSVVRDFCGHGIGRVFHDSPNVLHYGRRGEGAVLKPGMFFTVEPMVNLGKPAVKVLSDGWTAVTRDKSLSSQCEHTIGVTEDGLEIFSASPKGLFRPKF; the protein is encoded by the coding sequence ATGTACGAGACCCCCGACCTGGATAACGACGCCTTCGTCCGCAGCCACGAAATCCGCATCCACGACGCGGCCGCCTTCGAGGGCATGCGCAAGGCCGGCCGTCTGGTCGCCGAGGCCCTGGACATGATCGGCGAGCATGTGAAGCCCGGCGTCACCACCGGCGAACTGGACGATCTGGTGCGCGAGTTCACCCTGGCGCGCGGCGGCATCCCCGCCTGCCTCGGCTACAAGGGCTACACCAAGACGATCTGCACCTCGATCAACCACGTCGTCTGCCATGGCATTCCCGGCGACAAGGTCCTGAAGGAAGGCGACATCGTCAATATCGACCACACGGTCATCGTCGACGGCTGGCATGGCGACTCGAGCCGTATGTTCCCGGTCGGCGAGATCAACGCCCGTTCGAAAAAACTGATCGACGTCACTTATGAGGCGCTGGAACTGGGTCTGGCCCAGGTCAAGCCGGGCAACACCTTCGGCGACATCGGCTTCGCCATTCAGAAATTCGTCGAGGCCCAACGCATGAGCGTGGTCCGCGACTTCTGCGGCCACGGCATCGGCCGGGTCTTCCACGACAGCCCCAATGTCCTGCACTACGGTCGTCGCGGCGAGGGCGCGGTCCTGAAGCCCGGCATGTTCTTCACCGTCGAGCCGATGGTGAACCTGGGCAAGCCGGCGGTGAAGGTCCTGTCCGACGGCTGGACCGCCGTGACCCGCGACAAGTCGCTGTCGTCGCAGTGCGAACACACCATCGGCGTGACGGAAGACGGCCTGGAAATCTTCTCGGCCTCGCCGAAGGGCCTGTTCCGCCCGAAATTCTGA
- a CDS encoding molybdopterin-binding protein, with protein sequence MNAQAAPTAAVLIIGDEILSGRTRDTNLNTIARFLATLGIDLMEARTVGDRQAQIVGALNALRGAYDYVFTTGGIGPTHDDITADAVGAAFGVAVAEHPEALAILERRYGVGDFTPARRRMARIPEGGTLIANPVTDAPGFQIGNVFVMAGVPRIMEAMLQDVAPRLRTGAVVHVRTLRVVGVGESAIAERLRAAAEARPDLSFGSYPFGFGGDGEVGTQLVIRGRDAAEVDLAEHDLSHELRSSGIEIAVT encoded by the coding sequence ATGAACGCTCAAGCCGCCCCCACCGCCGCTGTCCTGATCATCGGCGATGAAATCCTGTCCGGTCGAACCCGGGACACGAACCTGAACACCATCGCCCGGTTCCTGGCGACGCTGGGGATCGACCTGATGGAGGCGCGCACGGTCGGAGACCGGCAGGCGCAGATCGTCGGGGCCCTGAACGCCCTGCGCGGGGCCTACGACTATGTCTTCACCACCGGGGGCATAGGCCCGACCCATGACGACATCACCGCCGACGCCGTGGGCGCGGCCTTCGGCGTGGCGGTGGCCGAACACCCCGAGGCCCTCGCCATCCTGGAGCGACGCTATGGCGTCGGGGATTTCACCCCGGCGCGGCGGCGCATGGCGCGCATTCCCGAGGGCGGGACCCTGATCGCCAATCCGGTGACGGATGCGCCGGGCTTCCAGATCGGCAATGTCTTCGTCATGGCCGGAGTGCCCCGGATCATGGAGGCCATGTTGCAGGATGTGGCCCCGCGCCTGCGCACGGGGGCGGTGGTCCATGTCCGCACCCTGCGGGTCGTGGGCGTCGGCGAAAGCGCTATCGCCGAGAGGCTGAGGGCCGCCGCCGAGGCGCGGCCGGACCTGTCGTTCGGCAGCTATCCCTTCGGCTTCGGCGGCGATGGGGAGGTCGGAACCCAGCTGGTGATCCGTGGTCGCGATGCGGCCGAAGTTGACCTTGCGGAACACGATCTTTCCCACGAACTGCGTTCTTCGGGAATTGAAATTGCCGTAACGTAA
- a CDS encoding porin, translating into MGRISGLAVLMASVAAPAFAGSFYLQEQSVRGAGRAYSGEAADRGVSSLWWNPAAVARSGREVYVGMHGLKIDSSVDNAGSSITYPGGITVPIQGQNHNIDPIESGLVPNFAIATPVGDRFAVAFSLAAPYNFTTKYQPTSFARYDALTSELRTVNAGLTGAVQVTDWLDLGVGVDAQYVKAKLTSALPNLSPLLPDGSNSLIGDGWDYGWNVGAQVHKGPWDFGLSYRSKIEHELDGDVVISGLLAPLPAAANVSTPGTASFNTPWFASASVRYAVNDKLTLNAQVNRIGWSEFQAIDVEYAGQSAPIEQNYKDVTTGAIGADYALNDKVTLRAGVGYDPTPTRDSLRTARIPDADRWLFSVGGTAEVREGLKVDAGLTYIAFSDSTINDDRTFYAGTPAATTSQLRGTAEGSGVVASLGARWAF; encoded by the coding sequence ATGGGCCGTATCAGCGGTCTGGCGGTCCTCATGGCCTCCGTGGCTGCGCCGGCCTTCGCCGGCTCCTTCTATCTGCAGGAACAGTCGGTGCGCGGCGCGGGCCGGGCCTATTCGGGCGAGGCGGCGGATCGCGGCGTGTCCTCGCTGTGGTGGAACCCCGCCGCCGTGGCCCGCAGCGGCCGCGAGGTCTATGTCGGCATGCATGGCCTGAAGATCGACTCGAGCGTCGACAACGCCGGGTCGAGCATCACCTATCCGGGCGGGATCACCGTGCCGATCCAGGGCCAGAACCACAACATCGACCCGATCGAGAGCGGTCTGGTCCCGAACTTCGCCATCGCCACGCCGGTCGGCGACCGCTTCGCCGTCGCCTTCTCGCTGGCCGCCCCCTACAACTTCACCACCAAGTATCAGCCGACCTCCTTCGCCCGCTATGACGCCCTGACGTCGGAGCTGCGGACGGTGAACGCCGGCCTGACGGGGGCCGTTCAGGTCACCGACTGGCTGGACCTGGGCGTCGGCGTCGACGCTCAATACGTCAAGGCCAAGCTGACCTCGGCCCTGCCCAATCTGTCGCCCCTGCTGCCGGACGGCTCCAACTCCCTGATCGGCGACGGCTGGGACTATGGCTGGAATGTCGGCGCCCAGGTGCACAAGGGCCCGTGGGACTTCGGCCTGAGCTATCGCTCCAAGATCGAGCACGAACTGGACGGCGACGTGGTCATTTCCGGCCTGCTGGCGCCCCTGCCGGCGGCGGCCAATGTCTCGACCCCGGGCACGGCCAGCTTCAACACGCCGTGGTTCGCCTCGGCCTCGGTCCGCTATGCCGTCAACGACAAGCTGACCCTGAACGCCCAGGTCAACCGCATCGGCTGGAGCGAGTTCCAGGCCATCGACGTCGAGTACGCGGGCCAGAGCGCGCCGATCGAGCAGAACTACAAGGACGTGACCACGGGCGCGATCGGGGCCGACTACGCCCTGAACGACAAGGTCACGCTGCGCGCCGGCGTCGGCTATGACCCGACTCCGACCCGCGACAGCCTGCGCACGGCCCGCATCCCGGACGCCGACCGCTGGCTGTTCTCGGTGGGCGGCACCGCCGAGGTGCGCGAAGGTCTGAAGGTCGACGCCGGCCTGACCTACATCGCCTTCAGCGACAGCACCATCAACGACGACCGCACCTTCTATGCGGGCACGCCGGCGGCGACGACCTCGCAGCTGCGCGGCACGGCCGAGGGCTCGGGCGTAGTGGCCTCCCTGGGCGCGCGCTGGGCCTTCTGA
- a CDS encoding DEAD/DEAH box helicase — protein sequence MGLNKALLQALESTGYTQPTPIQAKAIPDVMLGKDLLGIAQTGTGKTAAFALPILHRLAENRIAPKPRTTRCLILSPTRELATQIADSFKQYGQHLGFRVAVIFGGVKYGPQERALQQGLDVLVAAPGRLLDHLQQKTLDLSQTEIFVLDEADQMLDLGFIKPIRQIVSRIPAKRQNLFFSATMPSEIGKLAGELLKDPVKVQVTPQATTVERIKQSVVHIEQGRKRALLTELFSDSAYTRCLVFTKTKHGADKVAAYLEAGGVEAGAIHGNKSQSQRERALEAFKQGKLRVLVATDIAARGIDVDKVTHVVNFELPYVPEAYVHRIGRTARAGADGTAISFVAGDEMKLLKDIEKVTRQKIPAIDRRNDKALGMLDASIMAAGVKQKATLPEREERGGRGGRGGGGGEGRNRNPRRDGVKPEGGGQPHRQRKAGPNRDRTHHADRPAAVYDPMAGERPKSSPRAQPSAEPKPVGEMQRRPRNRRPSNGGKGYSA from the coding sequence ATGGGCCTGAACAAGGCCCTCCTCCAGGCCCTGGAATCCACCGGCTACACCCAGCCGACGCCGATCCAGGCCAAGGCCATTCCCGACGTCATGCTGGGCAAGGACCTGCTGGGCATCGCCCAGACCGGCACCGGCAAGACCGCGGCCTTCGCCCTTCCGATCCTGCATCGCCTGGCCGAGAACCGCATCGCGCCCAAGCCGCGCACCACGCGCTGCCTGATCCTGTCGCCCACCCGTGAACTGGCCACCCAGATCGCCGACAGCTTCAAGCAGTACGGCCAGCACCTGGGCTTCCGCGTCGCCGTCATCTTCGGCGGCGTGAAGTACGGCCCTCAGGAACGCGCCCTGCAACAGGGCCTCGACGTCCTGGTCGCCGCTCCGGGCCGCCTGCTGGACCACCTGCAACAGAAGACCCTCGACCTGTCGCAAACGGAAATCTTCGTCCTCGACGAAGCCGACCAGATGCTGGACCTGGGCTTCATCAAGCCCATCCGTCAGATCGTCAGCCGCATCCCGGCCAAGCGTCAGAACCTCTTCTTCTCGGCCACCATGCCGTCGGAGATCGGCAAGCTGGCCGGCGAGCTGCTGAAGGACCCGGTCAAGGTCCAGGTCACGCCGCAGGCCACCACGGTCGAGCGCATCAAGCAGTCGGTCGTCCACATCGAACAGGGTCGCAAGCGCGCCCTGCTGACCGAGCTCTTCTCTGACTCGGCCTATACCCGCTGCCTGGTCTTCACCAAGACCAAGCACGGCGCCGACAAGGTTGCGGCCTATCTGGAAGCCGGCGGCGTCGAAGCCGGCGCCATCCACGGCAACAAGAGCCAGTCACAACGCGAACGCGCCCTGGAAGCCTTCAAGCAGGGCAAGCTGCGCGTCCTGGTCGCCACCGACATCGCCGCCCGCGGCATCGACGTGGACAAGGTCACGCACGTCGTGAACTTCGAGCTGCCCTATGTGCCGGAAGCCTATGTCCACCGCATCGGCCGTACGGCCCGCGCGGGCGCTGACGGCACGGCCATCAGCTTCGTCGCCGGCGACGAGATGAAGCTGCTCAAGGACATCGAGAAGGTCACGCGCCAGAAGATCCCGGCCATCGACCGTCGTAACGACAAGGCCCTGGGCATGCTCGACGCCTCGATCATGGCCGCCGGCGTCAAGCAGAAGGCCACCCTGCCCGAGCGTGAAGAGCGCGGCGGCCGTGGCGGACGCGGCGGCGGCGGCGGCGAAGGCCGCAACCGCAACCCGCGTCGCGACGGCGTCAAGCCGGAGGGCGGCGGTCAGCCGCACCGTCAGCGCAAGGCCGGCCCGAACCGCGACCGCACCCACCACGCCGACCGTCCGGCCGCCGTCTATGACCCCATGGCCGGCGAACGTCCGAAGTCGTCGCCGCGCGCCCAGCCCTCGGCCGAGCCCAAGCCCGTCGGCGAAATGCAGCGCCGCCCGCGCAACCGCCGCCCCTCGAACGGCGGCAAGGGCTACAGCGCCTAA
- a CDS encoding SDR family NAD(P)-dependent oxidoreductase, whose translation MKITGNTILITGGGSGIGRALAESPHARGNRVIITGRREAPLKAVSDANPGMAWATLDMEDAAAIRAFAAQVVRDHPDLNGVINNAGIMQTEDLTAEPFSLETAETTIATNLLGPIRLTMALLPHLRARPASTVITVTSGLAFIPLVATPTYNATKAAIHSWTQSLRTQLADTSVEVLELAPPAVATDLMPGHAENPASMPLAAYTAEVVDLIERGETPRGEILVERVKPLRRAEIDGNYEQIYAALNGLAGA comes from the coding sequence ATGAAGATCACCGGCAACACCATCCTGATCACCGGCGGCGGCAGCGGCATCGGCCGCGCCCTGGCCGAAAGCCCGCACGCCCGCGGCAATCGCGTCATCATCACCGGGCGTCGTGAGGCGCCGCTGAAGGCCGTCTCCGACGCCAACCCCGGCATGGCCTGGGCCACGCTGGACATGGAGGACGCCGCCGCGATCCGCGCCTTCGCCGCCCAGGTCGTGCGCGATCATCCCGACTTGAACGGGGTCATCAACAATGCGGGGATCATGCAGACCGAGGATCTGACCGCCGAGCCCTTCTCGCTGGAGACCGCCGAAACCACCATCGCCACCAACCTGCTGGGCCCGATCCGGCTGACCATGGCCCTGTTGCCGCATCTGCGGGCCCGGCCGGCCTCGACCGTCATCACCGTCACTTCAGGCCTCGCCTTCATCCCTCTGGTCGCCACGCCGACCTACAACGCCACCAAGGCCGCCATCCATTCCTGGACCCAGTCCTTGCGCACCCAACTGGCCGACACCTCGGTCGAGGTGCTGGAGCTGGCGCCGCCGGCGGTGGCGACCGACCTCATGCCCGGTCACGCCGAAAACCCCGCCTCCATGCCCTTGGCCGCCTATACGGCTGAGGTGGTCGACCTGATTGAACGCGGCGAGACCCCGCGCGGCGAGATCCTGGTCGAACGGGTCAAACCCCTGCGCCGCGCCGAGATCGACGGAAACTACGAACAGATCTACGCCGCCCTGAACGGCCTCGCCGGAGCCTGA
- a CDS encoding helix-turn-helix domain-containing protein, which produces MADVPPARISSPYSDEAADPRVEVLVNEVIGRVADKWTMLILEVLEQYGEQRFSRLGERVGGISQKMLTQTLRQMERDGLVVRTVHPVIPPRVEYRLTDLGVTLAEAFCGVWTWAEKNLDRIEAARLAFDARKAAG; this is translated from the coding sequence ATGGCTGACGTCCCGCCCGCAAGAATCTCATCCCCCTACAGCGACGAGGCGGCTGATCCGCGCGTCGAGGTCCTGGTCAATGAGGTCATCGGGCGGGTGGCGGACAAGTGGACCATGCTGATCCTGGAGGTGCTGGAGCAGTACGGCGAGCAGCGTTTCAGCCGTCTCGGCGAACGGGTCGGCGGCATCAGCCAGAAGATGCTGACCCAGACCCTGCGTCAGATGGAGCGTGACGGCCTGGTGGTGCGAACCGTGCATCCGGTCATCCCGCCGCGCGTCGAATACCGGCTGACCGACCTGGGCGTGACCCTGGCCGAAGCCTTCTGCGGGGTCTGGACCTGGGCGGAGAAGAACCTGGATCGTATCGAGGCGGCGCGGCTGGCCTTTGATGCGCGCAAGGCGGCGGGCTAG
- a CDS encoding DUF1345 domain-containing protein, with amino-acid sequence MSWIARLFRLHAALWLGLAVLVVVIALSPNLRDWPTRIAAGWGAGAAAFLALTFIRLMRARSVEAIRKRAAELDQAGGAVLPLSLLAAAASVFIIVVEAAGGGKPSTGSALFSIGVIALSWLFVHVLFTLHYAHEFYAPADTGKGDRQGLIFPGEDDADYWDFLHFALIIGVANQTADIQISSQRLRRIATLHSLVAFLFNTVILALAVNMAVSLLG; translated from the coding sequence ATGAGCTGGATCGCCCGCCTGTTCCGTCTGCACGCCGCCCTGTGGCTGGGGCTGGCGGTTCTGGTTGTGGTCATCGCCCTGTCCCCCAACCTGCGGGACTGGCCGACACGGATCGCGGCGGGATGGGGCGCGGGCGCCGCCGCCTTCCTGGCCCTGACCTTCATCCGTCTGATGCGCGCCCGCTCGGTCGAGGCCATCCGCAAGCGCGCCGCCGAACTGGATCAGGCGGGCGGCGCCGTCCTGCCGCTCAGCCTGCTGGCGGCGGCGGCCAGCGTCTTCATCATCGTCGTGGAGGCGGCGGGCGGCGGCAAGCCCTCGACAGGTTCGGCCCTCTTTTCCATCGGCGTCATCGCCCTGTCCTGGCTGTTCGTCCACGTCCTCTTCACCCTGCACTATGCGCATGAGTTCTACGCCCCCGCCGACACGGGAAAGGGCGACCGCCAGGGGCTGATCTTCCCCGGCGAGGACGACGCCGACTACTGGGACTTTCTGCATTTCGCCCTGATCATCGGCGTCGCCAACCAGACCGCCGACATCCAGATCAGCAGTCAGAGACTGCGCCGCATCGCCACCCTGCACAGCCTGGTGGCCTTTCTGTTCAACACGGTGATCCTGGCCCTGGCGGTCAATATGGCCGTCAGCCTGCTGGGCTAG
- a CDS encoding Ku protein — translation MATRPTWQGHLKLSLVTCPVALYTATSSAGDVRFHLINPATNNRIRMVTTDPDTGPVERSDLVKGYEIAKDEYVLFDEADFDKVKLESTRTISIDQFVDEAEIDRLYWDDPFYVVPEKGVGVEAFAVIREAMKTAGKIALGQLVLRGKERQLALEVHGKGLVAYTLRAHDEVRDADAFFDDIPEVKADADMVEIAARIIGQKAAAFDPTRFHDRYDEALKEMIEAKQKGGKGVVAVAEPDDTNVIDLMAALKASLKGSASKAGSGKPAAKKPAAKKKAG, via the coding sequence ATGGCGACGCGGCCGACCTGGCAGGGACATCTGAAGCTGTCGCTCGTGACCTGTCCGGTCGCGCTCTATACGGCGACCAGCAGCGCCGGCGACGTGCGCTTTCACCTGATCAATCCGGCCACCAACAATCGCATCCGCATGGTGACGACGGACCCCGACACGGGACCGGTCGAGCGGTCCGACCTGGTCAAGGGCTATGAGATCGCCAAGGACGAATACGTCCTGTTCGACGAGGCTGACTTCGACAAGGTGAAGCTGGAGAGCACCCGGACCATTTCCATCGATCAGTTCGTCGACGAGGCGGAGATCGACCGGCTCTATTGGGACGACCCCTTCTATGTCGTGCCGGAAAAGGGCGTGGGGGTCGAAGCCTTCGCCGTGATCCGCGAGGCGATGAAGACGGCGGGAAAGATCGCCCTGGGCCAGCTGGTGCTGCGCGGCAAGGAGCGGCAGCTGGCGCTGGAGGTCCACGGCAAGGGGCTGGTGGCCTATACCCTGCGCGCCCACGACGAGGTGCGTGACGCCGACGCCTTCTTCGACGACATCCCCGAGGTGAAGGCCGACGCCGACATGGTCGAGATCGCCGCGCGCATCATCGGCCAGAAGGCGGCGGCGTTCGATCCCACCCGCTTCCACGACCGTTACGACGAGGCTCTGAAAGAGATGATCGAGGCCAAGCAGAAGGGCGGCAAGGGGGTGGTGGCCGTGGCCGAGCCGGACGACACCAATGTCATCGACCTGATGGCGGCGCTGAAGGCCAGCCTGAAGGGCTCGGCGTCGAAGGCGGGGTCGGGCAAGCCTGCGGCCAAGAAGCCCGCGGCGAAGAAGAAGGCGGGCTAG
- a CDS encoding cysteine hydrolase family protein has product MRQALLIIDVQPSFNPPDWLIAGINRLVGTMPSIATVERHDETVTPFQRQLGWTPGPDDDSLIKADVVHVKHGYAPTLETVAHLKALNPKRVLVCGIQADTCVLAAGFALFDAGLTPTLIRDLTVGSSLDRSGDLGERLWRHHFGQVVSTADL; this is encoded by the coding sequence ATGCGTCAGGCCCTTCTGATCATCGACGTCCAGCCCAGCTTCAATCCGCCGGACTGGCTGATCGCCGGGATCAACCGCCTGGTCGGGACCATGCCCTCCATCGCCACGGTCGAGCGCCATGACGAGACCGTCACGCCCTTTCAGCGCCAGCTCGGCTGGACCCCCGGCCCCGACGACGACAGCCTGATCAAGGCCGACGTGGTTCACGTGAAACATGGCTATGCCCCGACGCTGGAGACGGTCGCCCATCTGAAGGCGCTGAACCCGAAGCGGGTCCTGGTCTGCGGCATCCAGGCCGATACCTGCGTCCTGGCGGCCGGCTTCGCCCTGTTCGACGCCGGCCTGACCCCGACCCTGATCCGCGACCTGACGGTCGGCTCGTCGCTGGACCGCTCGGGCGACCTGGGCGAACGCCTGTGGCGTCACCACTTCGGCCAGGTGGTCAGCACGGCGGACCTCTAG
- a CDS encoding DUF3606 domain-containing protein, whose translation MAGLKDKRGFIDKDRIDLSERQSVEYFMKRWGVTKDQITAAHRKVGRMTKDIAAELGKKR comes from the coding sequence ATGGCGGGCCTCAAGGACAAGCGCGGCTTCATCGACAAGGACCGGATCGACCTGTCCGAGCGTCAGTCCGTTGAATACTTCATGAAGCGCTGGGGCGTGACCAAGGACCAGATCACCGCCGCTCACCGCAAGGTCGGCCGCATGACCAAGGACATCGCCGCCGAACTGGGCAAGAAGCGCTGA
- a CDS encoding MFS transporter yields the protein MFDRTQPYSLILACAICSLETRQASPMKLNPPLLALAVGAFGIGVTEFAPMGMLPVIAGDLGVSIPAAGLLVSAYAFGVLIGAPLMTLTTGRLPRRTLLIGLMGIFTLGNLLSAVAPEYWSLMAARVVTSFNHGAFFGVGSIVAASVVAPNKRAGAVAAMFMGLTIANITGVPLAAWAGETLGWRTSFWGIAGLGALAMVALRLTLPHGKVEASSDGGAMKAELAVLKRGPVLAALALTVIGSSAMFTVFTYIAPILKEQTLASSAFVTAMLVVYGVGLTVGNWLGGRFADKSVDRTLIITLASLAALLVLFAVVMPWQAPAAVVIFLWGVASFALVPPLQMRVMTAASDAPNLASAMNIGAFNLGNAIGAALGGAVIGLNLGYPAVALAGAVMAASGLILVLLLVRREARAIPTTAPARG from the coding sequence ATGTTTGACCGAACCCAGCCCTACTCCCTGATCCTGGCCTGCGCCATCTGTTCGCTCGAAACAAGACAGGCCTCCCCCATGAAGCTCAACCCTCCCCTGCTGGCCTTGGCGGTCGGCGCCTTCGGCATCGGCGTCACCGAGTTCGCCCCCATGGGCATGCTGCCGGTCATCGCCGGCGACCTGGGCGTCTCCATCCCGGCGGCCGGCCTGCTGGTCAGCGCCTATGCCTTCGGGGTCCTGATCGGCGCGCCGCTGATGACCCTGACCACCGGCCGCCTGCCGCGCCGGACCCTGCTGATCGGCCTGATGGGAATCTTCACCCTGGGCAATCTGCTGTCGGCCGTCGCCCCGGAATACTGGAGCCTGATGGCGGCGCGGGTGGTGACCTCGTTCAACCACGGGGCCTTCTTCGGCGTCGGTTCCATCGTCGCCGCCAGCGTGGTCGCGCCGAACAAGCGTGCGGGCGCCGTGGCCGCCATGTTCATGGGCCTCACCATCGCCAACATCACCGGCGTGCCTCTGGCCGCCTGGGCTGGGGAGACCCTGGGCTGGCGCACCTCCTTCTGGGGCATTGCGGGGCTCGGCGCCCTGGCCATGGTCGCCCTGCGCCTGACCCTGCCGCACGGCAAGGTCGAGGCCTCGAGCGACGGCGGCGCCATGAAGGCCGAACTGGCGGTGCTGAAACGCGGCCCGGTGCTGGCGGCCCTGGCCCTGACCGTCATCGGCTCCAGCGCCATGTTCACCGTCTTCACCTATATCGCCCCGATCCTGAAGGAACAGACCCTGGCCTCCAGCGCCTTCGTCACCGCCATGCTGGTCGTCTATGGCGTCGGCCTGACGGTCGGCAACTGGCTGGGCGGACGCTTTGCCGACAAGTCGGTGGACCGCACCCTGATCATCACCCTGGCCAGTCTCGCCGCCCTGCTGGTCCTGTTCGCCGTCGTCATGCCGTGGCAGGCGCCCGCCGCCGTGGTCATCTTCCTCTGGGGCGTGGCCAGCTTCGCCCTGGTGCCGCCGCTGCAGATGCGCGTCATGACCGCCGCCAGCGACGCGCCCAACCTGGCCTCGGCCATGAACATCGGCGCCTTCAACCTGGGCAACGCCATCGGCGCTGCGCTGGGCGGCGCGGTCATCGGTCTGAACCTCGGCTATCCGGCCGTGGCCCTGGCCGGGGCGGTGATGGCCGCCTCGGGACTGATCCTGGTCCTGTTGCTGGTCCGGCGCGAGGCTCGCGCAATCCCTACAACCGCCCCGGCGCGCGGCTAA
- a CDS encoding LysR substrate-binding domain-containing protein gives MSGIAVNRAGELAVFEAAARTGSFSGAARELNLTPSAVSRTVARTEARLGVRLMIRTTRSLTLTAEGEAYLQAARRILADLDDAEQAIADQGAPRGRLRVSVSQSHGRLHVVPLLGAFTALYPHILMDINLTDAVVDIAAGQADVGVRSGPLDDSGLTARKVSETRRVIVASPDYLAGSGTPSVPEDLHAHNCLNFNFRRAEPVWPFVRDGQEYRLTVQGGIEANNGETLGQLAADGVGITRVGAFSVADAIAAGRLVPLLEDFNPGDVENTHAVFVGGANTPARVRVFVDFLAERLKA, from the coding sequence ATGAGCGGAATCGCGGTCAACCGCGCGGGCGAACTGGCGGTGTTCGAGGCGGCGGCGCGGACCGGCAGTTTCTCGGGCGCGGCGCGGGAGCTGAACCTGACGCCCTCGGCGGTCAGCCGCACCGTGGCGCGGACCGAGGCGCGGCTGGGGGTGCGGCTGATGATCCGCACCACGCGCAGCCTGACGCTGACGGCGGAGGGCGAGGCCTATCTGCAGGCGGCGCGGAGAATCCTGGCTGATCTGGACGACGCCGAGCAGGCCATCGCTGATCAGGGGGCGCCGCGCGGACGGCTGCGGGTCAGCGTGTCCCAGTCGCACGGGCGGCTGCACGTCGTGCCCTTGCTGGGCGCGTTCACGGCCCTCTATCCGCACATCCTGATGGACATCAATCTGACTGACGCCGTGGTCGACATCGCCGCCGGACAGGCGGACGTGGGCGTGCGCTCGGGGCCGCTGGACGACAGCGGGCTGACGGCGCGCAAGGTCAGCGAGACGCGGCGCGTCATCGTGGCCTCGCCCGACTATCTGGCGGGTTCAGGGACGCCGAGCGTCCCTGAGGACCTGCATGCCCACAACTGCCTGAACTTCAATTTTCGCCGGGCCGAGCCGGTCTGGCCCTTTGTGCGCGACGGGCAGGAATACCGACTGACGGTGCAGGGCGGCATCGAGGCCAACAACGGCGAGACCCTGGGCCAGCTGGCCGCTGACGGGGTGGGGATCACGCGGGTCGGGGCCTTCAGCGTGGCCGACGCCATCGCCGCCGGTCGACTGGTCCCCCTGCTCGAAGACTTCAATCCCGGCGATGTGGAGAACACCCATGCGGTCTTTGTGGGCGGCGCCAATACCCCGGCGCGGGTGCGGGTCTTCGTCGACTTCCTGGCCGAGCGGTTGAAGGCCTAG